In a single window of the Leptospira sanjuanensis genome:
- a CDS encoding HD domain-containing protein, translating to MNKVIIDSWKDGIELLKSLKASKSIIDHHETVVETAEKLLDQLPTVVKRLIDRNIVLIGSSLHDCGKITKPLEEVKSGKAHELSGKKLLLSLGVSHKIARFCMIHSLTMETLYLEELLVGIADNLWKGSRDLSKELCFYHKIAVLLNQKDELLFQKMDDVFERISEENFQNYKEYLKVNRVSV from the coding sequence ATGAATAAAGTAATCATAGATTCTTGGAAAGACGGAATCGAGCTTCTTAAAAGTCTTAAAGCTTCCAAATCCATTATCGATCATCATGAAACAGTCGTTGAAACAGCTGAAAAGCTCTTAGATCAATTGCCGACAGTAGTTAAACGTTTAATTGATAGGAATATAGTTTTGATTGGCTCAAGTCTTCATGATTGTGGAAAGATTACCAAACCATTGGAGGAAGTTAAATCCGGAAAGGCTCATGAGTTGTCGGGTAAAAAGCTCCTGCTATCCTTAGGGGTATCTCATAAAATTGCGAGGTTTTGTATGATACATTCTTTAACGATGGAGACGTTGTATTTAGAAGAGTTGTTGGTTGGAATCGCTGATAATTTATGGAAAGGAAGTCGTGATCTTTCTAAGGAGCTATGCTTTTACCACAAAATCGCCGTTCTATTAAATCAAAAAGATGAGCTATTATTTCAGAAAATGGATGATGTTTTTGAACGAATTTCTGAGGAGAACTTTCAGAATTATAAAGAATACCTAAAGGTAAATCGGGTATCGGTATAA
- a CDS encoding HNH endonuclease, translating into MKLNKFLKEKYKEAILFNINQIRKKNASILDEASMICREVNDPGSKNIFMLNFYSEYITKFYIEREVLKKHHYKFLKSLREEYSYMEKVYKQRNFPPSLRDHIFLRDRFCCQQCGISKEGAIANGFHLEVDHIKEWADGGLTCFSNGQTICSKCNIGKHHAKNQRNAKKKRNLARV; encoded by the coding sequence TTGAAACTAAATAAATTTCTAAAAGAAAAATATAAAGAAGCAATTCTTTTTAATATCAACCAAATTAGAAAAAAGAACGCATCTATATTAGACGAAGCATCAATGATTTGCAGAGAAGTAAACGATCCGGGTTCTAAAAATATTTTTATGCTGAATTTTTATAGTGAATACATAACAAAATTCTACATAGAAAGGGAAGTATTAAAGAAGCATCACTATAAATTTCTGAAGTCCTTACGCGAAGAATACTCCTATATGGAGAAAGTGTATAAACAAAGAAACTTTCCGCCTTCGTTAAGAGATCATATTTTTCTTAGAGACCGATTTTGCTGTCAGCAATGCGGCATCTCTAAAGAAGGTGCGATTGCAAATGGCTTCCATTTAGAAGTAGATCACATAAAAGAATGGGCAGATGGAGGTCTAACTTGTTTTTCAAATGGACAAACCATTTGCTCTAAGTGTAACATAGGGAAACATCATGCTAAGAACCAGAGGAACGCAAAAAAGAAACGAAATTTAGCGAGAGTCTAA
- a CDS encoding HNH endonuclease, with amino-acid sequence MKLSKYLKEKYWETLYFNLRAIRKRHKEIIQLSSFIRIKRGNSLFTANFFSESLIKNYIELEMLKDHHNRFLNYLRAEYSYMEKVHNKNYFPLSLRDHIFERDNYCCQFCGISKEVAITNGHYLEVVHVKELSEGGKTCFSNGQTICSKCNKGRVSAKKQKSNLKNKRNLVRT; translated from the coding sequence ATGAAACTAAGCAAATATCTAAAAGAAAAATATTGGGAAACTCTCTATTTTAATTTGCGCGCAATTAGGAAAAGACATAAAGAAATTATACAACTTTCTTCATTTATTCGAATCAAGAGAGGGAATTCTCTATTTACTGCAAATTTCTTTAGTGAGTCGTTAATTAAGAACTATATTGAACTAGAAATGTTAAAAGATCACCATAATAGATTCTTAAACTATCTTCGGGCTGAATATTCTTATATGGAAAAAGTTCATAACAAAAATTATTTTCCTCTATCCTTAAGAGATCATATTTTTGAGAGGGATAACTATTGTTGCCAATTTTGTGGAATTTCTAAAGAGGTAGCAATAACGAATGGTCATTACTTAGAAGTCGTACATGTAAAAGAACTAAGTGAAGGCGGTAAGACCTGTTTTTCCAATGGTCAAACTATTTGTTCGAAATGTAACAAAGGAAGAGTCTCGGCGAAGAAACAGAAATCGAATTTGAAAAATAAAAGAAATTTAGTAAGAACCTAA
- a CDS encoding reverse transcriptase domain-containing protein, with the protein MENKIKRCKEYTLKEKTEIVKKFREKLEEIKDTEKCLESIQELVVSQIQNQGFIDFNISDHVSPYVIGQALLKLNRKSVRGLDGVDIYNRLKQGVRVCKAISKRIEKGFYHPGAYKVVEFVKDPSEPSNLRRIGIFSTTEKVIQRLLKDILTPIYEPLFLSNSFAYRPAKSTFLATEYISKSLSLDKFRFCVKIDIKKYFDSIDHDNIVRILSEKVKSPEIIRYIEEYLKSSKLDRDEYIENSRGTPQGSVLGPELSNIYLHYVLDKPISEEYPEVDFVRFADDIVFFTKTKEDALKLHRFIISRLNEYKLDISNKIHQYLFDLDKEEVHFLGFTIKKENNTYRVIPNERRIIDKCQKFSNILYETLSKYGDLSVIDLREYKGQEIPKKILKVSIFKQIDKFKLSIQKYRSSTVEQSNIITEIKLVIGELKAHLFNYISDRSKIRSVLRYAENRLTG; encoded by the coding sequence ATGGAAAACAAAATAAAAAGATGTAAAGAATATACACTTAAAGAAAAAACTGAAATAGTAAAAAAGTTTCGGGAAAAACTTGAAGAGATTAAAGATACCGAAAAATGCTTAGAGAGCATTCAAGAATTAGTAGTATCTCAGATACAAAACCAAGGTTTTATTGATTTTAACATTTCAGATCATGTTTCACCTTATGTAATAGGACAGGCTTTACTAAAACTGAACCGAAAATCAGTTCGAGGTTTAGATGGAGTCGATATATACAATCGATTAAAACAAGGCGTAAGGGTGTGTAAAGCAATCTCCAAACGAATAGAGAAGGGGTTTTATCACCCTGGGGCGTATAAGGTGGTCGAATTCGTAAAAGACCCTTCAGAACCCTCTAATCTGCGTAGAATAGGCATATTTTCAACGACTGAGAAGGTTATACAAAGACTATTAAAAGACATTCTAACTCCTATCTACGAGCCATTATTCCTATCTAACAGTTTTGCTTATCGACCTGCGAAATCAACATTTCTTGCGACAGAGTATATTTCAAAGAGTCTTTCTTTAGATAAGTTTCGATTCTGTGTAAAGATAGATATAAAGAAATATTTTGATTCTATTGATCATGATAACATTGTTAGAATCCTCTCTGAGAAAGTTAAAAGTCCAGAAATTATCCGGTATATAGAAGAGTATTTAAAGTCCTCTAAGCTTGATAGAGATGAGTATATAGAAAATTCAAGAGGAACTCCTCAGGGTTCGGTATTAGGTCCTGAATTATCCAATATATACTTACACTACGTATTAGATAAGCCAATTTCAGAAGAATATCCAGAGGTCGACTTTGTTCGGTTCGCTGATGATATAGTGTTCTTCACTAAAACTAAAGAAGATGCACTGAAGCTGCATAGATTCATAATTTCGCGATTGAATGAGTATAAACTGGATATATCTAATAAGATCCATCAATACTTATTTGATTTAGATAAAGAAGAAGTTCATTTCCTCGGATTTACTATTAAAAAAGAAAATAATACCTATAGGGTAATTCCAAATGAAAGGAGAATCATAGATAAATGTCAGAAGTTCTCTAATATATTGTACGAAACTTTATCGAAGTATGGAGATCTATCAGTAATAGATCTAAGAGAATATAAAGGTCAAGAAATACCTAAGAAGATATTAAAAGTATCAATCTTTAAACAGATAGATAAGTTTAAATTATCTATACAGAAATATCGAAGTAGTACTGTAGAACAGTCTAACATCATAACAGAGATTAAACTAGTTATAGGAGAATTAAAGGCACATCTATTTAACTATATATCAGATAGAAGTAAAATACGATCTGTACTACGATATGCTGAGAATAGACTAACTGGATAA
- a CDS encoding CYTH domain-containing protein, with translation MEIERKFLVLNQEYKKLGSPEAIVQGYLNSDKNRTVRVRIQGSRAKITIKSATVGISREEFEYDIPFDDAKIMLYDLCEKPIIEKNRYTINYQGSIWEVDEFLGENTGLIVAEIELESPEALFNKPEWIGDEVSYDPKYFNSSLIKNPFKNW, from the coding sequence ATGGAAATAGAAAGAAAGTTTCTAGTTTTAAATCAAGAATATAAGAAGTTAGGTTCGCCAGAAGCAATTGTTCAAGGATATCTAAATTCCGACAAGAATAGAACTGTAAGGGTGAGAATCCAGGGTTCTCGCGCAAAGATAACAATTAAATCTGCAACCGTCGGTATTTCACGTGAAGAGTTCGAGTATGACATTCCATTTGATGACGCTAAAATAATGCTCTATGATTTATGTGAAAAGCCTATTATAGAGAAGAATCGTTATACGATAAACTATCAAGGATCGATCTGGGAAGTTGATGAATTTTTAGGTGAGAATACAGGATTGATAGTAGCCGAAATCGAGTTGGAATCTCCTGAAGCGCTTTTTAATAAGCCAGAATGGATTGGAGATGAGGTATCATATGACCCTAAATACTTTAACTCCAGTTTGATTAAAAATCCTTTCAAGAACTGGTAA
- a CDS encoding tyrosine-type recombinase/integrase, whose protein sequence is MDLIRENTLTVLKIPKESNINTQNSYELQINQFNTWNQGEMITPDRIQSYLGYLKSKGVRSATIRIAKSALKKGIKESLPGKANNVAFLSMLDTAFKKLKVTSTKYSLKESSVLSRKEVNLLCKKTPKKLSLIIKAFYNSGFRVSELTQIRIKDCSVTNGSLSITIIRKRGKEVTISNSFPIKLFQDILKTFHDKSGRPQEYLFFNKRSSSGRYSRQYIWQEINKYSQRVLNRRFNVHGLRHSHSTSLLLAGATIPAIAERLSHEDFSTTAKYYLHGKLNPNTLKKIFIN, encoded by the coding sequence ATGGATCTTATCCGAGAAAATACTCTTACCGTTTTAAAGATTCCAAAGGAATCCAACATCAATACTCAAAACTCATACGAACTTCAGATAAATCAATTCAACACTTGGAATCAAGGTGAAATGATTACTCCTGACCGGATTCAATCTTATCTGGGGTATTTAAAATCTAAGGGAGTTCGTTCGGCGACAATTCGTATAGCAAAGTCAGCTTTAAAGAAAGGTATCAAGGAGTCGCTTCCGGGAAAAGCCAATAATGTAGCTTTCTTAAGTATGTTGGATACTGCTTTCAAAAAACTGAAAGTTACCTCTACAAAATATTCATTAAAAGAATCTTCAGTTTTATCAAGAAAGGAAGTAAATCTCTTATGCAAAAAAACACCGAAGAAACTTTCTTTAATAATTAAAGCTTTTTACAATTCTGGGTTCCGAGTTTCAGAGCTTACCCAAATACGAATCAAAGATTGTTCGGTGACTAACGGTTCACTATCAATAACGATCATTAGGAAACGAGGAAAGGAAGTCACTATATCGAACTCATTTCCAATAAAGTTATTTCAAGATATTCTAAAGACTTTTCATGATAAATCCGGGAGACCCCAAGAATATTTATTCTTTAATAAGCGTTCGTCCTCGGGGAGATACTCAAGACAGTATATTTGGCAAGAAATCAACAAGTACTCTCAAAGAGTCTTGAATCGAAGATTTAATGTTCACGGTCTTCGTCATTCCCATTCTACTAGCCTCCTTTTAGCCGGAGCAACAATTCCAGCCATTGCAGAACGTCTCTCCCATGAAGATTTCAGTACCACAGCTAAGTATTATTTACATGGAAAACTTAACCCAAACACTTTAAAAAAGATTTTTATCAATTAG
- a CDS encoding NACHT domain-containing protein, producing the protein MKPSLNAIYGYSYQQQMSLMLLVLMDIERKIKSIEIEPNDAGNFDDLKVQINDSFFFFQMKDLDNITLSNLKIEDGKVAINGNIHSLPEGVSILSFKKIHLNCNSEILGFPSFQEKGLYILSLSREQIFERIENAYKRDKARIYQIISFYERCLDSRINKIEQKDLPLIEIFETKLIEETITISRVQLNFDNILVVEGRPGIGKSHFVNSIVDDYKNNILYRFWISNQDKSYSERLKYDNFIFNISKEIFRDYAYRSESDIIDRLLKENKIFIVDGFDHVENYNVTEINKYKEFIQKVGSMCKVIVLTRPLQNKLPWHTVNLNNWSEVDTFRVLEELYHISDYTVRKKVFTITNGYPILVRYISEHFKKFGSLPDIGQICTMTVFPLHFF; encoded by the coding sequence ATGAAACCTTCGCTAAATGCTATTTATGGTTATTCGTATCAACAACAAATGTCTTTAATGTTGTTGGTTTTAATGGATATCGAACGAAAAATTAAATCTATTGAAATTGAACCTAATGATGCTGGAAATTTTGATGATCTTAAAGTTCAGATTAATGATTCATTTTTCTTTTTCCAAATGAAAGATTTGGATAATATTACATTGAGTAATCTAAAAATAGAAGATGGAAAAGTTGCAATTAATGGGAATATTCATTCACTTCCTGAAGGCGTAAGCATTCTTTCTTTTAAAAAAATACATTTGAATTGTAATTCTGAAATTCTTGGATTCCCTTCCTTTCAAGAGAAAGGCCTATATATCCTTTCTCTTTCACGAGAACAAATATTTGAAAGAATTGAAAATGCGTATAAGCGAGATAAAGCAAGAATATATCAAATAATTAGTTTTTATGAAAGGTGTCTTGACAGCAGAATTAATAAAATTGAGCAAAAAGATTTACCTCTAATTGAAATATTCGAAACAAAGTTAATCGAAGAAACGATAACAATTAGTAGAGTCCAGCTAAATTTTGATAATATTCTTGTTGTAGAAGGTCGGCCGGGTATTGGGAAAAGTCATTTTGTTAATTCAATTGTTGATGATTACAAAAATAATATTTTGTATAGATTTTGGATTTCTAATCAAGACAAGTCTTATAGCGAAAGATTAAAGTATGACAATTTTATTTTTAATATTTCAAAGGAAATATTTCGCGATTATGCTTACCGTTCAGAAAGTGATATCATTGATAGACTTCTTAAAGAGAATAAGATATTCATCGTTGACGGTTTTGATCATGTAGAGAACTATAATGTTACTGAAATTAATAAATACAAAGAGTTTATTCAAAAAGTAGGTAGCATGTGTAAGGTTATCGTACTTACACGACCTCTACAAAACAAGCTTCCTTGGCATACTGTAAACTTAAATAATTGGTCTGAAGTAGATACTTTTAGAGTTCTGGAAGAACTGTATCATATTTCCGATTATACTGTTCGAAAGAAGGTCTTTACTATAACGAATGGATATCCAATATTAGTACGATATATTTCAGAACACTTTAAAAAATTCGGTTCACTTCCGGATATAGGCCAAATTTGTACAATGACAGTATTCCCCTTACACTTCTTCTGA
- a CDS encoding IS481 family transposase, translating into MTTNTNAVEKAKRRKLNLLELANELENVSKACKIIGYSRQQFYEIRRNFQTYGAEGLLDRIPGATGPHPNRVSEEIEKEVLEYSLLRPTHGCLKVAQQLSLKGIKVSSGGVRGVWARNKLVTKHQRLLRLEEHHKDQIIPLSEEQIKLLERFDPEYRERHIQADSTGELVSMDTFMVGSLKGVGRVYLQTVIDCHSRFAWGRLFNTKIPVTAVQTLNNDVLPFFEKHNIKVQTVLTDNGREYCGREDQHPFELFLQLEDIEHRTTKVRRPQSNGYVERLHRTLLDEHFRIAGRTKFYESIDEMQIDLEIFFEEYNYKRAHQGRNMNGRTPSQVFIEGIKFKQEEDTILEN; encoded by the coding sequence ATGACCACCAACACCAATGCAGTAGAAAAAGCAAAAAGAAGGAAGCTAAATTTATTAGAGCTTGCTAACGAATTAGAAAATGTAAGCAAAGCTTGTAAGATCATAGGATATTCCCGTCAGCAGTTCTATGAGATTAGAAGAAACTTCCAAACATACGGAGCAGAAGGACTCTTAGATAGAATCCCAGGAGCAACTGGCCCTCACCCTAACCGAGTCAGTGAAGAAATCGAAAAAGAAGTCTTAGAATATTCTCTACTTCGTCCTACCCATGGGTGTTTAAAAGTCGCACAACAACTCAGTCTCAAGGGAATCAAAGTGAGCTCCGGAGGCGTTAGAGGAGTCTGGGCGAGAAATAAACTCGTAACCAAACATCAAAGACTTCTAAGACTCGAAGAACATCATAAAGATCAAATCATACCTCTCAGCGAGGAGCAGATCAAGCTCCTCGAAAGATTCGATCCAGAATACAGAGAAAGGCACATACAAGCCGATTCTACCGGAGAATTAGTTTCCATGGATACATTCATGGTGGGTTCCTTAAAAGGTGTTGGGAGAGTCTATTTACAAACCGTTATCGATTGCCACAGTCGATTTGCTTGGGGAAGACTTTTCAACACAAAGATTCCTGTCACTGCCGTCCAAACTCTCAATAACGATGTTCTTCCATTCTTTGAAAAACATAATATTAAAGTTCAAACCGTTCTTACCGATAATGGTCGTGAGTATTGTGGAAGAGAAGATCAACATCCTTTCGAATTATTTCTTCAATTAGAAGACATCGAACATCGAACTACAAAGGTCCGAAGACCTCAAAGCAATGGATACGTCGAGCGTCTTCACAGAACATTACTCGATGAGCATTTTAGAATAGCAGGAAGAACTAAATTCTACGAGTCCATTGACGAAATGCAAATCGATTTGGAAATCTTCTTTGAGGAATACAATTACAAACGAGCTCATCAGGGAAGAAACATGAACGGAAGAACTCCTTCTCAAGTTTTCATCGAAGGAATCAAATTCAAGCAGGAGGAGGATACAATTTTAGAAAATTAG
- a CDS encoding IS3 family transposase (programmed frameshift), with protein sequence MNNTIINDPVTVITSVQRRRRWSSKDKEQIVKETFEPGNSVSLVARKYNIAASQLFQWRRFMENGASKGIENEENLVPESEYKKLEQRIKNLERLLGRKTEENEILKEAVILARKKKTDLAKAIGRNRRFPMSRIATALGVSRSIFNYKNRVREKKHSISEFKEHILQTIKDVCHDRPTYGYPRITAIVNRINRNKDLPRVNHKRIYRIMKEQNLLLQRNVPRLKRTHEGKIITLKSNVRWCSDILGIRCWDGRLIWLAFVMDCHDREIISYISSTIGIDGQMIRDMLLEAKEQRFGDSKVSSTQFLSDNGPQYTSFATMAFIETLGFEVCHTPAYSPESNGMAEAFVKTFKRDYAYVNRLNYAEEVMLKIHNWIDDYNSFAPHKGLKMMSPKEFIEKELTLAV encoded by the exons ATGAATAATACTATTATTAATGACCCGGTTACTGTAATCACATCGGTTCAACGAAGAAGAAGATGGTCTTCAAAGGACAAAGAACAGATAGTAAAAGAGACCTTTGAACCAGGAAATTCAGTTTCTTTAGTGGCGAGAAAGTATAATATAGCCGCCAGTCAGCTTTTTCAGTGGAGGCGGTTTATGGAAAACGGCGCAAGCAAAGGAATCGAGAATGAAGAGAACTTGGTCCCAGAATCAGAGTATAAAAAGCTCGAACAGAGAATTAAGAATTTGGAACGCCTTCTCGGAAGAAAGACCGAAGAGAACGAGATTCTCAAAGAAGCTGTCATTCTTGCTCGTA AAAAAAAAACTGATCTCGCAAAAGCCATTGGAAGGAATCGAAGGTTTCCAATGAGTAGAATTGCTACCGCACTAGGCGTTTCTCGGTCGATTTTTAACTACAAGAATCGCGTGCGCGAGAAAAAACATTCGATCAGCGAATTCAAAGAACATATCTTGCAAACGATTAAAGATGTCTGCCATGATAGACCTACCTACGGATATCCAAGAATTACAGCGATCGTCAATCGGATCAATAGAAACAAGGATTTACCACGAGTGAATCACAAGCGGATTTACCGAATCATGAAGGAACAAAATCTACTTTTACAAAGGAATGTTCCAAGGTTAAAACGGACCCATGAAGGGAAAATCATCACATTAAAAAGCAATGTAAGATGGTGTTCCGATATTTTAGGAATACGCTGTTGGGACGGTAGGCTTATTTGGTTGGCCTTTGTTATGGATTGCCATGACAGAGAAATTATAAGTTATATTTCCTCAACGATTGGCATTGACGGTCAGATGATTCGAGATATGCTTCTTGAGGCAAAGGAGCAACGATTCGGCGATTCCAAAGTTTCTTCGACGCAGTTCCTATCCGACAACGGTCCTCAATATACTTCTTTTGCCACTATGGCTTTTATTGAAACCTTGGGATTTGAAGTCTGTCATACCCCTGCTTATTCTCCAGAGAGCAACGGAATGGCCGAAGCCTTTGTGAAAACATTCAAAAGAGATTATGCTTATGTGAATCGCCTAAACTATGCTGAAGAAGTTATGCTGAAAATACACAATTGGATTGACGACTACAATTCCTTTGCACCACATAAAGGATTGAAAATGATGTCGCCAAAAGAATTTATCGAAAAAGAGCTAACATTGGCTGTATGA